The Penaeus monodon isolate SGIC_2016 unplaced genomic scaffold, NSTDA_Pmon_1 PmonScaffold_111, whole genome shotgun sequence genome contains a region encoding:
- the LOC119568850 gene encoding uncharacterized protein LOC119568850 codes for MIRTYCHDTEKEWDEGIPVLLFAVRESVQESLGFSPFELVFGHEARGPLKLLREKWLSSEGDSNILKYVMDFRSRLTKACELARANLSAAQTRMKSWYDKNTRPRSFSSGDKVLVFLPVPGASLKARYYGPYVVEKKINNLNYVIQTPGRRKKMRLCHINQMKPYFERNDFPMSDNKGESAEIMVTEIIKTVEVCNGRDADSLDSVPHSKLRNSEILKDLTCKIKHLSEPLQDELSSLLHEYSHLFS; via the coding sequence ATGATCAGAACTTACTGTCATGACACGGAAAAAGAGTGGGATGAAGGTATACCTGTGTTACTATTTGCAGTCAGAGAGAGCGTTCAGGAGTCTTTGGGATTTAGTCCTTTTGAACTAGTCTTCGGCCATGAAGCAAGAGGTCCACTTAAGCTTTTGAGAGAGAAGTGGTTGAGTAGTGAGGGAGACTCAAACATTTTGAAGTATGTGATGGATTTTCGATCTAGACTAACAAAAGCTTGTGAACTGGCAAGAGCAAATTTAAGTGCGGCCCAGACACGCATGAAGTCGTGGTACGATAAGAATACTAGACCTCGATCTTTCTCCTCGGGGGATAAAGTGCTGGTCTTCTTACCCGTACCTGGGGCGTCACTAAAAGCACGGTACTACGGTCCTTATGTcgtagagaaaaagataaataacctaAATTATGTTATACAAACCCCAGGGAGACGTAAAAAGATGCGGCTGTGTCACATTAATCAGATGAAACCTTATTTCGAACGTAATGATTTTCCTATGAGTGACAATAAGGGTGAAAGTGCCGAAATCATGGTGACTGAAATTATAAAAACTGTGGAAGTATGTAATGGGAGGGATGCTGATTCTCTAGATAGTGTACCTCACTCTAAATTACGTAACTCTGAAATTTTGAAAGATTTAACATGTAAGATTAAACATTTATCAGAGCCTCTACAAGATGAGTTGAGCAGTCTTTTGCATGAATACTCCCATTTGTTCTCCTGA